The Ignavibacteriota bacterium genomic sequence AAATAATGTTTTTTCAAAAACAGAGTTTAAAGTATTTAAAGACACTCTTGATAATGGCGGAATCATTACATCTTTATTAGCAAAGGAATGCGGAAATTATACACGAAATCAATTAGATGTTTTAACCGAATATGTGAAAAAATTGGGCGCCGGCGGATTGATTTGGATGAGAGTAAAAGAAGACGGTTTAGAAGCTCCCATTTCCAAATTTTTAACCGACGAGGAAAAAAATAATATTATTAGTAGTTTAAACGCCAAAGTAGGCGACCTGGTTCTTATTCTTTCCGGAACTAAACATAAAGCGCTTCCGATTATGGGAAATTTAAGATTGGAAATGGCAAAGAGATTGAACCTTTCACAAAATTTAAAAGGGGATGAACTGATTTGGGTTACTAAATTTCCCCTTTTTGAGTGGGATGAAGAAACACAGCGACTTTATGCTATGCATCATCCATTTACATCTCCTCAAAATAGTGATATTGAATATATTGAAAGCGAACCTCTTAAAGTTCACGCGAGAGCGTATGATTTAGTAATGAACGGAAATGAAATTGCAGGCGGCAGTATAAGAATATTTAATTCCGAACTACAGGCAAAAATGTTCAAAGCTTTAGGTATTTCGGACGAAGAAGCAAAGGAAAAATTCGGATTTTTAATGAACGCTTTTCAATACGGAGCACCGCCTCACGGAGGAATAGCATTTGGCTTGGATAGAATGGTTATGCTGTTTACCAATGAAAATTCTATTAGAGATTTAATTGCATTTCCTAAAACAACGAGCGGATTATCTTTAATGGACGAAGCACCTTCAATGGTGAATGATGAACAATTAAGAGAATTACATATTAGGTTAAGGAAATAACTTAACCAAACTCAAAATTAAACAGATAATTTTGATTTTTTTGATCTCAATCAAAAAATAATTATTGCTTGTAATAAAGTTAATTTCAAATGAAATTAAGCTGTCAATTTTTCGATAATATTTGGCAAGAATATTGATGAGAATAATATGAAAGTTATTTCTATTTAATTTTTGGGGGAAATGTGGGTCAGCAGCAATTACTTTTAATCATGTTGGGTGTTATTGTAGTAGGCGTAGCAATTTTTGTAGGCATTGGAATGTTTTCGGCAAATTCCATTGAACAAAAAAGAAACGAAATTATCAATGAATGCACAATTTTAGCAAGCGAAGCACAATTATATTATAGAAAACCTAAAGCTTATGGCGGCGGCGGCAAATCCTTTTTTGGCTGGAAATTACCAAAAGAGTTTAATGAAACGGAAGCCGGATTTTTTGTAAACACTGACATACAAGCAAATCAAGTAAAAATTACCGGTACGGGAAATGAACTGGTAACTGAAAATGATTCTGTAAAAGTTGAAATGACTGTCACTCCGGATTCGATAATGACAGAAATTATTAATTAGTTATCTGTAAAAACTACAGGTAAAAATTACCCCCATATTACCTTCTTACTGTACCATTTTGAAATATTTGAGAATATTAGCCAATTGTGGATCATTTTTATACATACCCATGTGATATAAATCACCTTTTCTAACAATTTTACAAGTTTTTAAACTTGGCACAGTTATTTCTTTTGTTAATCCAACATTAAATCTTTAACAAATACCATTAACAAACAAAAGGAGCTAAAATAATGGGTCAACAACAGTTATTATTAATCGTTTTAGGTGTTATCATTGTTGGTATCGCAGTAGTAGTTGGTATCAACGTATTTACAGCAAGCAGTAAAAATGCTAACAGAGATGCGGTCATCGCAGATCTTACAACTTTAGCTGCTATGGCTCAACAATATTATAGAAAACCAACAGCAATGGGCGGAGGCGGAAACTCATTCATTGGATGGGACGTTCCTAGTTCTTTATTAAGAACAGCTAACATGTCTGCAGATGTGACAATCGATGCTCAAACTGCAACTGGTTTAACACTTACTGCAACTTCAACTGAAACTGGCGCCGATGGTAGTGCTCCATTTACAGTAACAATGGAAGTACTAAAGAACGAAATTGACACAACATATTTTGATAATTTCTAAAAAAAAAATGATTTAATCCGATTATCAAGTAAACGTTCTTAATTTTTGAAAGGCTAATAGAGCGAAGTAAGGTAGTTTTATTAGCCTTCTTTATTAAAAAAAAGAGAAGAAGAAATTATGATAGAATTACGTTTTAACGCACTTAAAGCAAATGGACAAGCAATTTCCGGAACAATTAGTGCTCCTACTTTTGCCGCAGGTAAAAAGAAAATTCAAGAATTGGTTGAAAAGCACGGTCTGAAAACCAAATCAATTGAAAGAAAATCCACATTTATATTTAAAGTAAGAAAGGGAAGTGAAAAACCTTTTACCGGCGAACAAAAAGCATTCAATAAACAGGAAGTTGTTCAGGCTTTATCAAAATTGGGTTATAATGTAATTTCAGTAAATAAAAAATTATTGGAATTTAATTTAAAACCGCCTGCACAAGAAATTGTTTCATTCGTAAAAATAAGCGCAGAATTGTTAGATCAAAAATTACCTTATAGTGAAATTATGACTTTGCTTCAAAACGATCTTGAAAACAAAACTTTAAGAGAAACGTTAAAGCAAATTAATAATGAACTTAAAAAAGGTGCAGATAGTGAAGCAGTCTATTTGAAATATGAAGGCGTGTTCGGAAAGTTTACTGCTTACATGCTTGGACTGGCATCAAAAAGCGGTAACATGACGGAAATTTACCGAGCAACAGCGAAATTTTTGGAAAGACAACAGGAATTTAAAAAGAATTTAAGAAGCGCATTGATCACTCCTGTAATTACATTATTTGTTCTTTTTATAGCTGTACTTTTTTATGTAGGATATATTTTCCCGGAAACCGCAAAACTATTTTTAAAGTTTGATATCCCACTTCCTCCAATGACAGCTGCTACATTAGATTTTAGTGATTTTATACTTTCAAACCCTATTTTATTAACATTGGTAATATTTGCTCCGCCAATAATATTATGGCGATTTTCTAAAACCGAGAAAGGTAAATTTTTTCTCGATAGATATATGCTGAAGATTCCGATTATGGGATCCCTGATTCACAAAACAAATATAGAAGTTTTTTGCCGAGTATTTTACACTCTTTATACCGGTTCGGCAGACAGTATTGAACCTATTAGGATTGCCGCAGAAGCAACCGGCAACAGATACTTTGAAAGTCAAATTAAAAATGTCTCGATTCCACTGATGGTAAGCAAAGGTATTGGTCTTACGGACGCATTTGAAGCGAGCGGCATTTTTACACCTACAGCAATTTCAAGATTTCATTCCGGAGAAGAAACCGGAACAATAAAAAATACAGCAAAACAATTGGCAAATTATTATGAGAGTGAAACTGTATTTAGACTTAAAAATGTTATTGAAATGATTCAAGTTTTTATTGCAATGATAATTATGGTTGTTATGATAGGATTAACTTTAGTTTCTGCTGAAACAGCAACAATAAGTCCAAAACCACCAACAATGTAAAAAAAGTTGAAGAGCTGAAATGGTTGAAGAAAAATTAGAAATGACAGATAAGATTGGTTACCTCCTACTAAAAAAAGGGATAATCGATTTGGATATTCTCGAGAAAGCTCTTCAAATTAAAGATAAAGAATTTGGAAATGCCAAACGTAACTTGGGTCAAATATTAGTTCAGGAATTTGGCTTCGACCATGACGTTGTCTTTAGAGAAATAGCAATTCTTTATGCTTTCAAAGAGATTATATTCAATCCTTTAGAATATACTGAAGCAATAATTATCGAAATGCAGAAAATTTTGGAAGAAGCCGGCGAGGATGTTAAACAGCAGCTTTTATCGCATAAAGTACTTCCTTTTAAATTTGACGATAGAATAAGAGATAAACTTATTCTTGCGGCAATTGATCCTACAGATAGGTCACTTACTAAAATTGCGTATAACCTTAAAGCTAAAAAATATGAACTTAATTTTATAAAAAAGAAAGACTACGAAAAATTGGTCGATCTATTAGTTCCGAAAGAAAATGAGTTCATGCAGATGGTTGAATCTTCTGATGAAATAATGCAGGTTGAAATTGATGAAAACAACGTATCTGAGGAACAGTTAGATTCAGAAATAAATAAAAGCGCGTTAGTAAATTTAGTTGAAGCCGCTTTAGTAGAAGGAGTTAGAAGAGGTGTAAGTGATATTCATATAGTACCTAAAAGTGCAAGGAAAACAGAGATCCATTTTCGTCAAGACGGAAAACTGCAGTTATGGTATACACAAGATAACACATTGCCGGAAGCTGTTATGGCGGTTGTAAAAGATAGATCAAAAGGTCTTGACAGATTTGAACGTGAAAAAGCACAAGACGGATTCATTCAAAGACAAATTGATAATGTTGTTATTCGTTACAGAGTTTCAGTTTTACCTATGGTAGGTACAGAACTTAAAAGTAAATTTGAAAGTATAGTAATAAGAATACTAGATGATAGAAATGTTATAAAAGATTTAAGCAAACTTGGCTTAGTTGGTTATGCCAAAAAAGCATTCGAAAAAGCAATTAATCAACCGCAGGGTATGGTTATTTTGACCGGACCAACGGGAAGCGGTAAGAGTACAACACTAATTGCAGCATTATACCAAGTTATTGATCCCTCCGTAAATGTTCTTACTGTTGAAGATCCTGTGGAATATGTAATTGATGGTGCACGCCAATTGAAGATTGGTCATAAAATGAATTTTGAACAGGCTATAAGATCAATTTTAAGACATGACCCAGATATAGTTCTTGTTGGTGAAATGAGAGACAAGGAAACGGCCGAAACCGCTATTAAATTAGCAAATACGGGTCACTTAACTTTTTCAACATTACATACCAACGATGCGCCAAGTGCGGTTGCGAGATTATTTAAAATGGGAGTTGAACCATTTTTAATTGCTTATGCAATAAATATAATTGTTGCTCAAAGATTGATTAGAAGATTGTGTGAAAATTGTAAACGAAAAGTTACAGAATTTGATGCCGCTGAAATGGAAGCACATGGATTGAATGCTGAAGAATGGAAAAATTATGAAATTTATGAAGCTGTTGGATGTGAAAAATGCAATAAGACAGGTTATAAAGGGAGATTGGCAATACACGAAGCTCTTTATTTTTCTAAAGAAATTAGGGAGATAATTGTTAGATCCGGAAACGATGTTGATGAAGAAGCTATAAGGGTGCAAGCAAAAAAGGATGGTACATTAAACTTAAGAGATAACGGTTTTGAAAAAGCCAAAATAGGATTAACATCTATTCCTGAAGTAATTGCCGCAACAATGGAAGAATAAAAAAAAATGATAAATCATGCACTTGAAATATTATCAAAATTTGCGAAGTCTATTCCTGAAGCATATATCGGTATGGATAGGACAAATTATATAATAGAAAAATCTCAAGAATTAAGCATTAAAGAAAAAGATCTTCTTATAAAATTGATCAATCACATTTTAACAGTAATGGTTGATAGAGGAGCCTCGGATATTGAAATAGGCGGACCCGGATCTGGAAATTATATCTGGTTCAGAATTCAAGGGATTAAGCAGAGAATTAAAGATTTGCCAAATCTTAAAATTGAAGAAGCAACTTTATTGATTGCAGCTTTTTTAAATAAAAATCAACACCGTCATTTAATGGTAAACAGAAATTTGGATTTCAGTTATTCCTTTAGATACATAAAAGAAAATGTAAATGTTAGATTCAGAGCCGATGCTTATTATGATTTGGATTGTTTGACTTTGAACATGCGTGCCATTTCAAGTAAATTAAGAACAATTCAAAGTTATGATTTTCATCCATATGCATTGCAGGCAATGAGTCATAATTACATTAAATTCGGACTTTCTTTAATAACCGGTATAACAGGTTCGGGAAAATCAACTACTCTTGATGCAATAATTGATCTTCACAATCAAACGGTTCCTTGTCAAATAATAACAATAGCTTCACCAATCGAATTTGTTCATGCATCAAACCAATGCATAATAAAACATAGGGAAATTGGGAGAGATGTTCTATCATTTAAAGATGGTGTTTCTCAAGCATTAAGACAAGATCCCGATATTATAATAATTGGTGAAATGAGAGATCCCGATACAATTTTAGCTGCGCTAGAAGTTGCGGATACAGGTCATAAAGTATTTTCTACATTGCACACTTCTTCGGCAATTGAATCAATAGATAGAATTATTGCAGAAGTTAATCCGGTTGAACAAGAAAGGGTTAGAATGCGTTTGGCCGATGTTTTGGTTTCGGTAGTTTCACAAAAATTAATTCCAGGTTTGGATGGAAAATTAGTATTGGCAAAAGAAATATTGGTAGTTACTCCAAGTGTAAAAGCGGCTATCAAAAATAATAATACAAGTGAAATTTATATGATGATGAATCAAGGCGGGAACCTTGGAATGATTACAATGGAACAGGATTTAATGCGATTATATCAGCAAAGAAAAATTTCAAAAGAAAATATGATAGCATTTGCTAATAACAAAACAAGAATGCAACAATTATTTAAAGCGGTATAAATTATGAAACCAATTGTATTAGTCTCATCGGAAGGCAATGATACCAAAATCGTTGTTCTTTCAAAAGAGAAAGAAAAGATAAAAGTTCAGAAAACTTTTTCAATGATTATGTCCGGCGGACATGATTTTAAAGATCCGATGGGCGGGAATTCTGATATTCAATTAATTAAAAATATTGATTCAGATATATCTATTGATAATATTGGCGATAGCGGAAGCAAACTTGCGTCTGTTGATAGAAATGACGTAAGCTATGTTGCCAACTATTTTAATTCGGATGAACTAAAGAATTCAGAATTTATTTCTGTTGTTACTGATCCGGTTATAAATCATCACACTTTTACTGGACATATTTCTAACAACAAACAAAAGACAATTAGCGCGATTATTGGTGATATAGCTAAGCAGAAGAATATTAATGTTGCTGCCGACTCAATAGATTATATTAAAATTGATGATAAAACACTGCACAGCGTATTTTTGCGTGAAGATAATCCAAGCGTTAACTTTATAAATGCTTGGGCTGCGCATAATGGTAAAAGATTTTATAAAATTATCGGAATTAAAAGCTCTGAAACAGCGCTCGCAAATTATGTAATTAAAACAAATAAATTTTTTGAAGAAGATTTTACATTAATTATAAATACAGGACATGAATCAAGTAAGTTAATTTTCTTAAAAGGTTCTAAGCTGCACCACATTGGTTCTTCATTAGATATTGGGACACAAAACATACATACCTACGATGTTTATTTCTCTAAAATTCTGCTAGAAATGGAAAATGGAGGAATACCGAGACTAGATAATGTAATACTATGCGGTGAAGATAAATCAGAGAATTTAGTACTTTCTTTCTACGGAACATTTCCAGAAGCTAATGTAACTGAACTTAATTTTGATAGTCTCGATACAACTTCATTGAATGAAGAGCAGATGGAAAATATAGCGGCATTTGCATTTCCATTAGCCGCCGGTATAGAATTTTTTGAATCTAAAGGAAGTAAACATGAAAGCATAAGCTTTCTTCCTAAATATATCATTGAAAATCAAAAAGCAATTCAATTCGGCTGGCATGCATTGTTAGTATTTCCATTATTGTTTGCTGCGGCTTTCTTTTTCACATTTCAAATTCTTGAAAACAATAAGAAGTTAGCAGAGCAAAAAATGGAAATAGAAAGATTGAAACTTCTTAAATCTCAGAATGAAATAATTATTAAAGAAATGGATGGATATTCTTCAAAGATAAGTAAGTTTGACGAAACGCAAGCAATACTTGATTCAGCCACAGCTGGTACGGAAATTTGGGGAAATATGCTCACAAATATTTCTGACTTTATGGAAAGAAGAAGGAACTTCTGGATTTCAAATTTAGAAACAGGTGTTGATAAAAATGTCAGCTTAAAAGGTTTTACACTTAACAGAAGTGTTCTAACTGAATTTGCAGATCAGAATAATTCGTCATTATTAAATACAGTAACTTTTGAGCCGTTGAGAGAAGCCAAATCATATTCGTATAACTTAAAATTTCATGTAAAAGAAAACGGAGCAGAAAAAAATGAACCGTAAAACATTTAGTACACTTTTACTTGTTGCTATTTTTGCAATTATAGCAATTACAGGAAGTGCTTATACATATTACTTTCAGGCTAATGATATTGAGGATAATGAAAAGCAGTTGAAAGATTTGAAAGTTAACGCACAGAATACCGAAGAATTGGAAATACAGCTTGCAGACTTGAAATTAAAAATTCAGGAAATGGATTCAATTTTATCTTTGCGTAAATATGTTATACCGACAAAGATAACGCAATCCAGTTTTTTTCAATTTGTTAATGATGTAAGCGCTAATTTTTCTGAAAATTCTCATGTTAATGTTGAGTATGTTACTTCGGGCCCTCAAGGTAGTTTCTCGACTCATAATTATTCCATAAAAGGAACAGCCGAGTTTAATGATTTATTCAAATTGATCTATTCTATTGAACAGAGTAAAGAGCTTAAAAAAATTACAAAAGGAAATTTAACAAATTTTGTTGAAGTTGATGAAGAAGGAATTCCACATTATTTGGTTACTTATTCTTTGGACATATTAGTTTACTATTCTGATAATGATATGTTTGCTTCTGCTAATTATGCCGAAAATAAATTGGAACCTAATCCGCTTTACAACATATTTTATCCTTTAATAAGAGAAGAAATTCCACCTAACTCAGAAGGTTTGCTTGATGTTCAAACTGCACAACTATTAGCTTTAATTCCGGATGGCGCATATTTAGCAGATGCTTCAGGTACATCCCATTTACTTTGGGAAGGAGATAAAGTGTATTTGGGATACTTAACAAAGATAGATTATAAAACCAATGAAGTTAAATTTATTCTTAACAAAGGCGGAGTTATTGAAAATATAACATTAACTCTACAGCAAGCAGAACCTGAAAAAGATAAAAAAAATAAGAGAAAATAAAATGAAAAAGATAATATTATTTGTTATTACATTTTTAATTTCCATTCCAATTCTTGGTCAAAGAGAATTAGAAAAATCATTAAATGAATTTGTTAATCCGGATGAACTTGTTTCTATTTCTGAATATACTCCTTTTGATAAAGCTTTGGAAATATTAAGTCAAATAAGCGAAAAGAAAACAGGAAAAAGAATAATAAGTACTGCCGAAGTTGTAACGCCTATTGGAGTTGAAATAAATAAACTTCCTTATATGAAAGCTTTGGTAATTATTATTCAATACAACAATCTTGTTTTTGAAGAAAAGGAAAATGTAATTATAGTACATAAAAAAACCGTTGACGCAAAAAATTTAACCGATGAAACATTTGCATCGGTAGATTCTAGAGAAGTTAAAATTTCAGCAATATTTTTTGAAGCTGACGTTAACGAAATTCAGGAAAGAGGAATAAATTGGGAATGGCTGTTTTCAAGCAATGGAATTAGCATTGGAACCAAACTAAGAACATTTTCTGAGACTAAAGAACAAACAAACAGCTCTGGATCTAGTTCTACTGAAACTCCACCAGAATATCTGTTGAATACAGCTCATGAATTTACTTCCGGCGATTGGACTGGTTCTGTAGAAGGTGTACTACAGTTTTTTGAATCGGAAAATTTAGGCGAAGTAATTGCAAGACCAAAAGTTACTGTTCGTGATAAAATGAAAGGCAGAATTCAAATAGGTTCCGATATTTCGATTAAACAAAGAGATTTTGCCGGAAATGTTATCGACGCTTTTTTCTCTACCGGAACGATAATTGAAGTTACACCTTATATTTACAGTGAAGATCAGCAAGATTATATACTGCTTAAAGTTAATGCAGAGAGAAGTTCTGCTATTCCAGGTGAAATTACAACCGAAATAAAGAAGACAGTAGTTACTACAGATTTACTTATGCTAAGTGGTGAAGAAAAAGCAATTGGCGGTCTTTTTGTAAATGAAGAAGTTAATGTAAGACAAGGAATTCCATTTCTAAAAGATTTGCCTTGGTGGGTTTTTGGAATAAGATATTTGGCAGGATATGATAAGATTACTGTCAATAAAAAAGAAGTAATTATTGTACTTCAGGTTGAACTGGTTCCAACACTTAAAGAAAGAGTAGCACAGAAAAAGATGAACATAATGGAAAGGGAAATATTGGAAGATCACGAAAATTTGAAAAAATTTAAGGTTAAGCCATTTAGAGACGTTGATGATAAAGCAAAACTTAATGACTAATAAATAAAATTTATATAAAAATTAATTACCCAATATTGAAATTCAATGTTGGGTAATTTTGTTAATATTCATTGTATTAACGAAACCCTTCATAAAAATGAAAATAAATGCAAAACTGCTGTTACTTACATTTACAATTATAGCATCAGTATCCGTTACTTCGGCATTTATATATCATACACTAACTAAAGAATTTTTACTTAAACAACAGTCGAAAAATTTAATAAATTCAGCCAACGATTTTATTTTTACATTCCAGCAAGTTGTAGATGACATAGACGGTGATTTTCAAGAAAATTATAATAGGGAAAATTCGACCCTTACAAATTCTGACATTGATTTTTTCTTTTACCTTAATCAAAAAAAAGAATTATCCTCCGCTGATATTTACGTAAGACCAAATGTAAGAATTTATACAGATGTTCATTCATTAGAACAATTTAATGAACTAAATAGAAATTTAATTATCCGCCAAAAAAAAATAAATAACAAATATATTTATTACGGAAAAATTATTAATCATGCTTTATTGTCCAAACTTTCGGAAAAAATTAGGTCGGAAGTTGCATTTGTCGACAATGGCGTAATTTCATTGTTATCTGAAAATCAAAAACATGAAGTCTATCTTCCTTATTTAAGCAAAGCCGCAAGAGAACTAAGCAATAAAGGTAACTTTGAATTATTTGAAGTCGATGTAAATGATGGGGATATTTTTATAACGCACTACTCACCGGCGGCTTTCAATCATTTTGGAAATAAGCTCGACTTTATAGTTTTTTCAATTTCAAATGAAGTTACCGCATTTAGTAAAACAATGAACATGGTTACATTTATTATTGTTTTATCTGGAATTTTCTTAACAATTGTGTTTCTATTTTTATTCACTACAAAATTTAGAAAACAATTGGATTACATTTCTAACAGTTTAAAATTAATTGCAAAAGGAAAGCTTGATGAAAGAGTTAAAATAATATCCCAAGATGAAATTGGAACTTTGGGAAACGCTTTCAACGACATGCTTGAGGAAATAAAGAAAAGAGATGATTCTGAGAAAGAATATACGGAATTCATTTCTTTGATAAATAAAAAACCGACTTTAAATGAAATTGGCGACGTTACAATTGAGAAGATTATTTTTTCAACCGGTGTTGATATTGGCGGAATATATCTTCTTGAAAATAATTTGCTTTGTCCTTTGTCTATTTACGGAATTCCGCATTTAGGAGATAAAGTAATATATGATTCAAGTTTTTATAAAAGATCAATTGAAAACAAAGAAATTATAGATATTGAGTTTACAAATAATCATCCGATTGTAAGAACTGGATTAACAGAGTTAAAAATAAATTATCTCTATATTCTTCCAATTACATATAATTATGAAGTTATTGCAATACTGGAACTAGCTTCGGTAAATAAGCCTCTACAAAATATAAAAGAATATTTTGAAAAGATAAAAGATCAATTATCAATTGGAATAGCCAACGGCAAAGCGTTCAGCAAACTTCAAAAATTGGTAGATGAACTTCAGCAGTTGAATAATGCTTATCAAAAACAGAATTTGGAAATTACCGAAAAAAATAAAGAATTATTAGAACTTCATGATAAACTTAAAAAGGGAAAAGAAGAATTAGAAATTCAAAAAGAAAGAGCTGTAGAATCTGCCAAACTGAAATCGCAGTTCCTTGCAAATATGTCGCATGAGCTTAGAACGCCTCAAAATTCTATACTCGGCTTAACGGAACTTATTCTTAAGGATACAAATACCGACGGGAAAACTAAAGAAAGACTAAATGTAGTTTTACGAAACGGTAAAAAACTCTTAAAT encodes the following:
- a CDS encoding type II/IV secretion system protein produces the protein MVEEKLEMTDKIGYLLLKKGIIDLDILEKALQIKDKEFGNAKRNLGQILVQEFGFDHDVVFREIAILYAFKEIIFNPLEYTEAIIIEMQKILEEAGEDVKQQLLSHKVLPFKFDDRIRDKLILAAIDPTDRSLTKIAYNLKAKKYELNFIKKKDYEKLVDLLVPKENEFMQMVESSDEIMQVEIDENNVSEEQLDSEINKSALVNLVEAALVEGVRRGVSDIHIVPKSARKTEIHFRQDGKLQLWYTQDNTLPEAVMAVVKDRSKGLDRFEREKAQDGFIQRQIDNVVIRYRVSVLPMVGTELKSKFESIVIRILDDRNVIKDLSKLGLVGYAKKAFEKAINQPQGMVILTGPTGSGKSTTLIAALYQVIDPSVNVLTVEDPVEYVIDGARQLKIGHKMNFEQAIRSILRHDPDIVLVGEMRDKETAETAIKLANTGHLTFSTLHTNDAPSAVARLFKMGVEPFLIAYAINIIVAQRLIRRLCENCKRKVTEFDAAEMEAHGLNAEEWKNYEIYEAVGCEKCNKTGYKGRLAIHEALYFSKEIREIIVRSGNDVDEEAIRVQAKKDGTLNLRDNGFEKAKIGLTSIPEVIAATMEE
- a CDS encoding PilT/PilU family type 4a pilus ATPase, which codes for MINHALEILSKFAKSIPEAYIGMDRTNYIIEKSQELSIKEKDLLIKLINHILTVMVDRGASDIEIGGPGSGNYIWFRIQGIKQRIKDLPNLKIEEATLLIAAFLNKNQHRHLMVNRNLDFSYSFRYIKENVNVRFRADAYYDLDCLTLNMRAISSKLRTIQSYDFHPYALQAMSHNYIKFGLSLITGITGSGKSTTLDAIIDLHNQTVPCQIITIASPIEFVHASNQCIIKHREIGRDVLSFKDGVSQALRQDPDIIIIGEMRDPDTILAALEVADTGHKVFSTLHTSSAIESIDRIIAEVNPVEQERVRMRLADVLVSVVSQKLIPGLDGKLVLAKEILVVTPSVKAAIKNNNTSEIYMMMNQGGNLGMITMEQDLMRLYQQRKISKENMIAFANNKTRMQQLFKAV
- a CDS encoding type II secretion system F family protein; the protein is MIELRFNALKANGQAISGTISAPTFAAGKKKIQELVEKHGLKTKSIERKSTFIFKVRKGSEKPFTGEQKAFNKQEVVQALSKLGYNVISVNKKLLEFNLKPPAQEIVSFVKISAELLDQKLPYSEIMTLLQNDLENKTLRETLKQINNELKKGADSEAVYLKYEGVFGKFTAYMLGLASKSGNMTEIYRATAKFLERQQEFKKNLRSALITPVITLFVLFIAVLFYVGYIFPETAKLFLKFDIPLPPMTAATLDFSDFILSNPILLTLVIFAPPIILWRFSKTEKGKFFLDRYMLKIPIMGSLIHKTNIEVFCRVFYTLYTGSADSIEPIRIAAEATGNRYFESQIKNVSIPLMVSKGIGLTDAFEASGIFTPTAISRFHSGEETGTIKNTAKQLANYYESETVFRLKNVIEMIQVFIAMIIMVVMIGLTLVSAETATISPKPPTM